The following coding sequences are from one Candidatus Nitronereus thalassa window:
- the flgM gene encoding flagellar biosynthesis anti-sigma factor FlgM — MAGPERLEGLPQQPNNIQNSEKPPTSSKTTNNTPGNQPFTDSVNISSENVEYQQLLKEIDEVPDIRPDRLKKIQQALKNGTYHIDSDLVANRIIQDILNEEKSSPRHSQRPLST; from the coding sequence GTGGCAGGACCCGAAAGGCTGGAAGGGCTACCTCAACAGCCAAACAACATTCAGAATTCGGAAAAGCCTCCCACATCCTCCAAAACTACCAACAACACCCCCGGGAATCAGCCATTTACAGATTCCGTAAACATCTCTTCTGAAAATGTCGAATATCAACAATTATTAAAAGAGATCGATGAGGTGCCTGATATCCGTCCCGATCGCCTAAAAAAGATCCAGCAGGCTCTTAAAAACGGCACCTACCATATTGATTCCGATCTTGTCGCCAATCGAATCATCCAGGACATTCTAAATGAAGAAAAGTCATCTCCCCGGCATTCCCAACGGCCGCTCTCGACATAA
- the ribD gene encoding bifunctional diaminohydroxyphosphoribosylaminopyrimidine deaminase/5-amino-6-(5-phosphoribosylamino)uracil reductase RibD, whose translation MTDVDQDVLFMKQALTLAARGRGTTSPNPMVGAVVVAKGKRVGSGYHKQAGGPHAEVFALEQAKSKSRHATLYLTLEPCCHTEKRTPPCVPLIIQSGVRRVVVAMRDPNPQVAGRGLQQLKRAGIRVDVGCLKREAAELNEVYIHWVKTGQPFVILKAAMTLDGQIATATGESKWITGMQARAHVHQLRSQVDAIAVGVNTVFQDDPQLTARLSGQKEKTSSTRQPVRLIFDSTLRIPLDARVLKNIETSPTAIATTSQASHKKMEQLRSKWVEVLVVPQKAKRVSIRRCLQELGNMGITSLMVEGGSELNASFLREGLVNRVFLYMAPTLLGGQNSKGLVGGLSPKHLVQKIAVSNIRMQPLGDDVLISGDLNSKIQ comes from the coding sequence GTGACTGACGTCGATCAAGACGTCCTTTTCATGAAACAGGCCCTAACTCTTGCGGCAAGAGGCAGGGGCACTACCAGTCCAAATCCTATGGTCGGCGCAGTCGTGGTGGCCAAGGGGAAAAGGGTCGGTTCTGGGTATCATAAGCAAGCCGGTGGCCCTCACGCCGAAGTCTTTGCTCTAGAACAAGCCAAATCCAAATCTCGTCACGCCACACTCTACCTCACCTTAGAACCCTGTTGCCATACCGAAAAACGGACTCCGCCTTGTGTGCCACTCATAATTCAGTCCGGGGTTCGGCGTGTAGTGGTGGCTATGCGGGACCCCAATCCACAGGTGGCGGGTCGCGGCCTCCAGCAATTGAAAAGGGCAGGCATTAGAGTAGACGTTGGCTGCTTGAAGCGGGAAGCCGCCGAACTCAACGAGGTGTATATTCATTGGGTGAAAACAGGTCAGCCGTTTGTCATTCTCAAGGCAGCGATGACCTTAGATGGACAGATTGCAACAGCAACAGGAGAGTCAAAGTGGATCACGGGAATGCAAGCTCGTGCGCATGTGCATCAACTCCGCAGCCAAGTCGATGCGATTGCTGTCGGCGTGAACACGGTATTTCAAGATGATCCTCAACTGACAGCACGGCTTTCTGGCCAAAAAGAGAAAACATCCAGTACTCGACAGCCGGTTCGGTTAATTTTCGATAGTACTCTTCGAATCCCTCTCGACGCACGGGTCTTAAAAAATATTGAGACCAGCCCAACTGCCATTGCGACGACTTCCCAGGCAAGTCACAAGAAAATGGAACAATTGCGTTCGAAGTGGGTTGAGGTGTTAGTTGTTCCCCAAAAGGCCAAGCGGGTTTCCATTCGTCGTTGTCTTCAAGAACTGGGAAATATGGGAATCACTAGCTTGATGGTAGAAGGTGGTAGTGAGTTAAACGCCAGTTTCTTACGTGAAGGGTTGGTGAATCGAGTGTTCCTGTATATGGCCCCAACTTTATTAGGCGGCCAAAATTCCAAAGGCCTGGTTGGCGGTCTTTCGCCCAAGCACTTGGTCCAAAAAATCGCGGTCTCAAATATTCGCATGCAACCCCTAGGGGATGATGTCTTGATCTCTGGAGATTTGAATTCGAAGATACAGTAA
- a CDS encoding cobyric acid synthase — MSKALAILGTASDVGKSLVCAGLGRLLHRKGCDVAPFKSQNMSLNSYVTVEGGEMGRAQVLQAQACGVVPHVDMNPILLKPEADHRSQVVVQGKVWGRHDAQEYFGCRPELFRFVRESYERIAARHEILIIEGAGSAAEVNLRNRDLVNWPVVEMADASVILVADIDRGGVFAQIIGTLDLLEPHERQRVIGVIVNKFRGDRRLFDDGVQILEERTGVSVLGVVPFLRQLELDQEDSVTIDSQAGKPFSPQRINVAVVLLPHMSNFTDFNAIAAEEDVAFHYIKRPDQLKGADVVILPGTKNTLGDLQYLYAQGFCEFIQDYGQKGTGELVGLCGGFQMLGKMVADPRGVEEGGEVPGLGLLDMTSELLPIKHTSQVTAQPLFLSEGQGCVVKGYEIHMGMSHRSSGLPCFEIMGRQGECDGEILLEGMVSSDGLLWGTYIHGVFDEPEFRRAWLNRLRKRKGLKPLDVAVSETVSRRMLTAIDRWASHLEQHVNLQPIFSYLNIN, encoded by the coding sequence ATGTCAAAAGCCTTAGCCATTCTGGGAACTGCCTCGGATGTGGGAAAAAGTCTGGTGTGCGCTGGACTTGGACGACTCTTACATCGGAAGGGCTGTGATGTTGCCCCATTTAAATCACAGAATATGTCATTGAATTCCTATGTGACGGTGGAAGGCGGGGAGATGGGGCGCGCTCAGGTCTTGCAGGCGCAGGCCTGTGGGGTCGTCCCGCATGTCGATATGAATCCCATCCTACTCAAGCCTGAGGCGGATCATCGGTCCCAAGTGGTAGTGCAAGGAAAGGTTTGGGGACGTCATGATGCCCAAGAATATTTCGGTTGCCGACCCGAACTGTTTCGTTTTGTGCGAGAGAGTTATGAGCGAATAGCGGCACGACATGAAATCTTAATCATCGAAGGCGCTGGCAGTGCTGCCGAGGTGAATTTGCGAAACCGTGATTTGGTCAATTGGCCTGTCGTGGAGATGGCAGATGCGTCTGTGATTTTGGTGGCAGATATTGACCGGGGTGGGGTCTTTGCACAAATTATTGGGACCCTGGATTTGCTAGAGCCTCATGAGCGGCAACGGGTGATTGGGGTGATTGTGAATAAATTTCGTGGGGATCGTCGGTTGTTCGATGATGGAGTCCAGATCCTAGAGGAACGGACTGGGGTGTCCGTCTTAGGTGTGGTGCCGTTCCTGCGGCAACTTGAATTGGATCAAGAAGATAGCGTGACAATTGATTCTCAGGCTGGAAAGCCTTTTTCCCCGCAGAGGATCAATGTGGCTGTGGTGTTGCTTCCTCATATGAGTAACTTCACCGATTTTAATGCGATTGCCGCCGAGGAGGATGTGGCGTTTCATTACATTAAACGCCCGGACCAATTGAAGGGAGCTGATGTCGTCATTCTCCCTGGCACGAAAAATACTTTGGGCGATCTCCAGTATTTGTATGCCCAAGGGTTTTGCGAATTTATACAAGACTATGGGCAAAAGGGAACTGGGGAGCTAGTCGGTCTTTGCGGTGGATTTCAAATGTTGGGAAAAATGGTGGCCGACCCGAGAGGAGTTGAAGAGGGTGGGGAGGTTCCTGGTTTGGGATTGTTGGATATGACGTCTGAGTTGCTGCCGATAAAGCATACATCTCAAGTGACGGCTCAGCCCTTATTCCTATCTGAAGGCCAGGGATGTGTTGTGAAAGGGTACGAAATCCACATGGGAATGTCTCATCGTTCATCCGGCTTACCGTGTTTTGAAATTATGGGAAGACAGGGCGAGTGCGATGGGGAAATATTGCTGGAAGGGATGGTCTCGAGCGATGGGTTGTTGTGGGGCACCTATATTCATGGAGTGTTTGATGAACCTGAGTTTCGGCGTGCGTGGCTGAATCGCCTTCGCAAGAGGAAAGGGCTCAAACCTCTTGATGTAGCGGTATCCGAGACTGTTTCTCGACGAATGCTTACCGCCATCGACCGTTGGGCCTCACATCTGGAGCAGCATGTGAATTTACAGCCAATTTTTTCTTACTTGAATATTAATTAA
- a CDS encoding PilZ domain-containing protein, which translates to MYHTTETTTNSTTNTVWLRIEDENSPAMLRGHLIGLGQNQALLCGIPSHPSWQQLKPGMTCRGHTVIEGETYQFETTIKEVLRDQPAILLNSPRKITRRPPRVHPRIPVDIPGTIRPMNYDGTVLAVLPATLSDLCTMGCQLRTSETTWPSLATLTVILTCRLPNLDHTSKFHGRIEWIEPIPELLMGIQFQFTSFSDVACKDLERWFGSQQAKLINTIA; encoded by the coding sequence ATGTATCACACGACAGAGACCACCACAAATAGCACCACCAATACGGTTTGGCTTCGCATCGAAGATGAGAACTCTCCTGCCATGCTGCGGGGACATCTCATCGGACTCGGACAAAACCAGGCCTTGCTCTGCGGCATTCCCTCCCATCCCTCATGGCAACAATTAAAACCTGGCATGACCTGCCGAGGCCACACAGTGATTGAGGGCGAAACTTATCAATTTGAAACAACGATTAAAGAAGTGCTTCGAGATCAACCTGCAATACTTTTAAATAGTCCCAGGAAAATAACGCGTCGACCGCCTCGGGTCCATCCACGGATTCCAGTAGACATTCCCGGGACCATTCGTCCAATGAATTATGATGGGACTGTGCTCGCCGTTCTCCCAGCCACCTTAAGTGACTTATGCACGATGGGCTGCCAGCTCCGAACATCCGAAACTACATGGCCGAGCCTGGCCACCTTAACGGTGATCCTCACTTGCCGGTTACCAAATCTTGACCATACATCCAAGTTTCATGGACGCATCGAATGGATCGAACCCATTCCGGAATTACTGATGGGTATTCAATTTCAATTTACTTCGTTTTCTGATGTCGCATGCAAGGACCTGGAACGCTGGTTCGGTTCTCAGCAAGCGAAGCTGATCAATACGATTGCATAG
- a CDS encoding MerC domain-containing protein, which yields MSTIGVRLSKAGSMISLVCAVHCALTPLALLALPLLAAQYGGVFEGVFGTVFSHSFEWVFLGVIVVVAGFGVLATYPVHGDRRPAMLTIIGFLTLLSVRILIEPGSSLEISGDLLGASMIAWGGFLNRSLCHCHGCHEDDEQSVFHEGGEVRPAPASPIQ from the coding sequence ATGTCCACAATAGGTGTCAGATTATCCAAGGCCGGATCGATGATTTCATTGGTATGTGCTGTGCATTGCGCGTTGACGCCTTTAGCGTTGTTGGCGCTTCCTTTATTGGCGGCTCAATATGGCGGAGTCTTTGAGGGAGTATTTGGAACCGTGTTTTCGCATTCCTTTGAATGGGTCTTTTTGGGCGTGATTGTGGTTGTTGCGGGATTTGGGGTGTTGGCCACCTATCCTGTCCATGGAGATCGACGACCTGCCATGTTAACCATTATAGGTTTTCTCACTCTACTGTCGGTTCGGATATTAATTGAGCCTGGGAGTTCGTTGGAAATTTCAGGGGATTTGCTTGGCGCGTCAATGATCGCCTGGGGAGGATTTCTCAATCGATCATTATGTCATTGTCATGGTTGTCATGAAGATGATGAACAATCAGTATTTCACGAGGGTGGTGAAGTCCGTCCTGCTCCGGCTTCACCTATTCAGTGA
- a CDS encoding 3-deoxy-7-phosphoheptulonate synthase: MKELIDNRHVVDIKELVTPRQVKERLPTTEMAESVVIETRRALQDVLYGRDQHRLLVVVGPCSIHDPGQAYAYAESLKRIAEATKDHLLVIMRTYFEKPRTTVGWKGLINDPHLDGSCDIASGFELARTILLNINNMGLPCGTELLDPVTPQYISDLLSWSAIGARTTESQTHREMASGLSMPIGFKNGTDGSLQVALNAMATASQPHSFVGINVDGVTSIIRTNGNPDRHIVLRGGGGKTNYGREHIMQALEGLTNEVITRPIMVDCSHGNSDKDHTRQIPVAHSVLKQHCEGQKGILGLLLESNLKPGKQSWDQGKTFEYGVSITDACIGWEDTETLLYELAEGLAKETQDNAVAH; this comes from the coding sequence ATGAAAGAACTTATTGATAATCGCCATGTCGTAGATATTAAAGAATTAGTCACCCCACGACAGGTCAAAGAGCGTCTGCCCACCACCGAAATGGCCGAAAGTGTCGTAATTGAAACCCGTCGGGCCCTTCAAGACGTCTTATATGGCCGGGACCAACACCGCCTTTTAGTTGTGGTAGGCCCCTGCTCCATCCATGACCCTGGCCAGGCCTATGCCTATGCGGAATCGTTGAAAAGAATCGCCGAAGCCACCAAAGATCATTTGCTCGTCATTATGCGAACCTATTTTGAAAAGCCCCGCACCACCGTAGGCTGGAAAGGACTGATCAACGACCCACACTTGGATGGGTCCTGTGATATTGCTTCAGGCTTTGAATTGGCCAGAACGATCTTACTGAACATCAATAATATGGGCCTGCCCTGCGGAACGGAATTGCTGGATCCCGTCACCCCTCAATATATTTCTGACCTACTCAGTTGGTCAGCCATTGGCGCCCGCACGACGGAAAGTCAGACCCACAGGGAAATGGCGAGCGGACTTTCTATGCCGATTGGCTTTAAAAATGGAACCGATGGAAGCCTTCAAGTCGCACTTAATGCCATGGCCACAGCCAGCCAACCTCACAGTTTTGTGGGCATCAACGTTGATGGCGTCACCTCAATCATTAGGACCAATGGGAACCCAGATCGGCATATTGTTTTACGTGGCGGTGGGGGTAAAACGAACTACGGCCGTGAACATATCATGCAAGCACTTGAGGGGTTAACGAATGAAGTCATTACCCGTCCCATCATGGTGGATTGTTCGCACGGCAATTCGGACAAAGACCATACCCGACAAATTCCTGTTGCCCATTCCGTACTCAAACAGCATTGTGAAGGACAAAAAGGGATTCTTGGATTATTGCTGGAAAGTAACTTAAAACCCGGAAAGCAATCGTGGGACCAAGGAAAAACCTTCGAATATGGCGTCTCGATTACCGATGCCTGTATCGGTTGGGAGGATACCGAAACGTTGCTGTATGAATTAGCCGAAGGACTTGCCAAAGAAACACAGGATAATGCTGTGGCACATTAG
- a CDS encoding tetratricopeptide repeat protein, giving the protein MEQKEDVEQQLLHTLAEARKLGPANPLLLSTMYSLASFYREHHAFEKAERLYQEALLIKEQLHGPHHPDLAIILHQYAALLRDAQRVQEATELEQRARQIQNSSPIPSSYRQ; this is encoded by the coding sequence ATGGAACAAAAGGAAGACGTGGAACAACAACTGTTGCACACGTTAGCTGAGGCTCGAAAATTGGGCCCCGCCAATCCTCTCTTGCTAAGTACGATGTACAGTTTGGCGTCGTTTTACCGTGAACATCACGCGTTTGAAAAAGCCGAACGTCTTTATCAAGAAGCTTTATTGATAAAGGAACAACTCCATGGACCGCATCATCCAGATCTCGCCATCATTCTCCACCAATACGCCGCGCTCCTTCGTGACGCCCAACGGGTGCAAGAAGCCACCGAATTAGAACAACGGGCACGCCAAATCCAGAACTCTTCCCCCATTCCATCTTCTTACCGACAATAG
- a CDS encoding transcriptional repressor: MNSNLKDELKAAGKRMTRTRRAVLNILETSKYPLSPTELYAMLQKDNVAIDLVTVYRNLTALKELGLVTQLELHQEGQFRYEIKEGREHHHHIRCKNCGRIVDLLLCPLKKLTALIEQETRFIVGDHSLEFSGWCPKCQ; encoded by the coding sequence ATGAATTCAAATTTGAAGGATGAATTGAAGGCAGCTGGGAAACGCATGACGCGAACCAGGCGAGCGGTGCTCAACATTCTCGAGACATCGAAGTATCCGCTTAGTCCTACTGAACTATATGCCATGTTGCAAAAGGATAATGTGGCCATTGATCTTGTGACGGTTTATCGCAATTTAACCGCATTAAAGGAACTGGGCCTAGTCACGCAGTTGGAGCTGCATCAAGAAGGGCAGTTTCGTTATGAAATCAAAGAAGGTCGGGAGCATCATCATCATATTCGATGTAAAAATTGCGGGCGTATTGTCGACTTGCTTTTGTGTCCTTTGAAAAAGCTGACTGCTCTCATTGAACAAGAAACTCGGTTTATTGTTGGAGATCATTCGCTGGAATTTAGTGGATGGTGTCCCAAATGCCAATAA
- a CDS encoding alpha/beta hydrolase-fold protein, whose protein sequence is MDAQIDAKTEPSLLGVVRKYLSNGEDALAESVLHEILLRPDASIDRVVDLITHARTFGNAPVGQQPSLSVLVRGRDMSYGLFVPSSYDPSQASPLVVCLHGAGFTGDSYLERWAERLGDSYILVCPTISMGAWWSRQGEELVLATIRAVQSRYHIDPDRIFLTGMSNGGIGAWIIGMHHAPRFAAVAPMAGGIDEVLFPFLKNLSQTPLYVIHGAKDQIMPVWLSRNITHELSQLGIAYIYREHEWTHPHAGGHFFPRQELPSLVKWFGQQRRDPYPMKVTVVRDASHLSEFGWVRIDGTDRIAMFSEQLIDRQDELMKNRIYARLTVMNIKENRIDLTTARVRRYTLFLNDVLIDFSHPITVVTNGIVSFHGRIIPQLETLLREARRRQDPSVLFSAKLTLDVPQ, encoded by the coding sequence ATGGATGCTCAAATTGACGCAAAGACTGAACCCTCTTTGTTGGGGGTGGTTCGCAAGTATTTGTCGAATGGTGAGGATGCGTTGGCGGAGTCCGTTCTCCATGAAATTCTTTTACGGCCCGATGCAAGTATCGACCGTGTGGTTGATCTCATTACTCATGCGCGAACATTTGGGAATGCTCCGGTTGGTCAGCAACCTAGCCTGTCCGTGTTGGTTCGTGGACGTGACATGTCCTATGGGTTGTTTGTGCCTTCAAGCTATGATCCGAGCCAGGCGTCTCCCTTGGTCGTGTGTCTTCATGGTGCTGGGTTTACGGGTGATTCCTATTTAGAGCGGTGGGCCGAGCGGCTGGGGGATTCATATATCTTGGTCTGCCCAACTATTTCCATGGGGGCGTGGTGGTCGCGGCAGGGCGAGGAACTGGTGCTAGCTACGATCCGCGCCGTTCAAAGTCGTTATCACATTGATCCTGACAGGATTTTCCTGACGGGTATGTCCAACGGTGGAATTGGGGCCTGGATCATTGGGATGCATCATGCGCCAAGGTTTGCGGCGGTAGCACCCATGGCCGGTGGTATTGACGAGGTGCTGTTTCCCTTTTTGAAAAATTTAAGTCAAACGCCTTTGTATGTGATCCATGGGGCCAAGGATCAAATTATGCCGGTATGGTTGAGCCGGAATATCACTCATGAATTGTCACAGCTTGGAATTGCCTACATATATCGTGAGCATGAGTGGACCCATCCACATGCGGGAGGACATTTCTTTCCACGTCAGGAATTACCAAGTCTTGTGAAATGGTTTGGCCAACAGCGTCGTGATCCTTATCCTATGAAAGTGACTGTGGTGCGGGATGCCAGTCACCTAAGTGAATTTGGGTGGGTGCGGATTGATGGCACGGATCGGATTGCCATGTTTTCCGAGCAATTGATTGATCGTCAGGATGAGTTGATGAAAAACCGAATTTATGCTCGGTTGACTGTAATGAATATTAAGGAAAATCGAATTGATCTCACAACTGCTCGTGTTCGTCGATATACATTGTTTCTGAACGATGTATTAATCGACTTTTCTCATCCCATCACTGTAGTGACTAATGGTATCGTCAGTTTTCACGGCCGTATCATTCCTCAGTTAGAGACCTTGTTGCGCGAGGCTCGTCGGCGTCAAGATCCTTCCGTATTGTTCTCGGCTAAATTGACCTTGGATGTCCCTCAGTAG
- the elbB gene encoding isoprenoid biosynthesis glyoxalase ElbB — translation MKKVAVILSGCGFLDGAEITEAISTLVAIGQHGGEYKCFAPNKDVPETNHLTQQPTGQNRNVLQEAARIGRGEIQPLEELKAQEFDALAFPGGFGAALHLCDFAQKGSGGAIDPQVKRIVKEFHENRKPIAAICIAPAIMALAFGGKGVNVTIGDDQGTASEVEKTGAKHSNCAVEKFVVDSANKIITTPAYMYGTAKPHQIFEGVSGAIAELMKMA, via the coding sequence ATGAAAAAGGTCGCTGTCATTTTATCAGGATGTGGTTTCTTGGATGGAGCCGAAATTACCGAAGCGATTAGTACATTAGTGGCGATTGGGCAGCACGGTGGGGAGTACAAATGTTTTGCCCCGAATAAAGATGTGCCTGAAACCAATCATTTGACCCAACAACCCACAGGCCAGAATAGGAATGTTCTGCAAGAAGCTGCCCGTATTGGGCGGGGCGAAATTCAACCTTTGGAAGAATTAAAGGCTCAGGAATTTGATGCCCTGGCCTTTCCTGGTGGTTTTGGAGCTGCACTCCATTTGTGTGACTTTGCGCAAAAAGGTAGTGGCGGAGCCATTGATCCCCAAGTCAAGCGAATCGTGAAAGAATTTCATGAAAATCGAAAACCCATCGCCGCCATTTGTATTGCCCCGGCCATAATGGCTCTTGCCTTTGGAGGGAAAGGGGTAAATGTGACGATTGGAGATGATCAAGGAACCGCATCCGAAGTCGAAAAAACTGGCGCGAAACATTCGAACTGTGCCGTGGAAAAGTTCGTGGTGGATTCCGCCAATAAAATTATCACCACCCCAGCCTACATGTACGGCACCGCCAAACCCCACCAAATCTTCGAAGGGGTCAGCGGCGCGATAGCCGAATTGATGAAAATGGCGTGA
- a CDS encoding YtxH domain-containing protein, with translation MDTESRTIFLAGISFLTGLILGLGTGILLAPQAGTNTRKRIGEAMEDSSQQLGKWMVDAKERVQDLTEEGKKLASRVTSK, from the coding sequence ATGGATACTGAATCGCGGACAATTTTCCTTGCTGGCATTTCTTTCTTAACTGGACTGATTTTGGGATTGGGCACGGGAATTCTTCTCGCCCCCCAAGCGGGGACAAACACACGCAAACGCATTGGGGAGGCCATGGAAGACTCGTCACAACAGTTGGGCAAATGGATGGTAGACGCCAAAGAACGTGTTCAAGATCTCACCGAAGAAGGGAAAAAGCTCGCGTCTCGAGTTACTTCAAAATAA
- a CDS encoding PEP-CTERM sorting domain-containing protein, translated as MKYRRILFHMFIGMWLLAGGWVLDAQANSIWTYEGAGIDTSTQEVHSVTAWLELDFGPTVPTATHFSWGNVIRSALTVSGPNFQIGPALPSTNSFTFDESALVIANGEVVPPNIHGCTECLWTYFGVEGGFLQSLSAAILNGNEWELVAQVIQVPVLSLSPGPQSLQGGGNIFGEFILRGTGEWTPLTITPHPVPEPGTLLLLGSGLVGFSGWQMRKKSM; from the coding sequence ATGAAATATCGAAGAATTTTATTCCACATGTTCATAGGGATGTGGTTGCTCGCAGGGGGGTGGGTCCTGGATGCCCAGGCCAATTCTATTTGGACCTATGAAGGGGCGGGTATCGATACGAGTACCCAAGAAGTACATTCGGTAACGGCATGGTTGGAGTTAGACTTCGGTCCCACCGTCCCCACAGCGACTCATTTTTCCTGGGGAAATGTTATTAGATCGGCCCTGACGGTTTCTGGACCGAACTTTCAAATTGGTCCGGCATTGCCCTCAACAAATTCCTTCACATTTGACGAATCTGCCTTGGTCATTGCCAATGGTGAAGTGGTGCCTCCGAATATTCACGGGTGCACCGAATGTCTTTGGACGTATTTCGGCGTTGAGGGAGGGTTTCTTCAATCGTTGTCAGCCGCGATTCTGAATGGAAATGAGTGGGAGCTCGTAGCTCAGGTTATTCAAGTTCCGGTGTTATCATTATCTCCAGGTCCTCAGTCGTTGCAGGGTGGGGGAAATATTTTTGGCGAATTTATATTGAGAGGAACAGGGGAGTGGACGCCCTTAACTATTACTCCCCATCCTGTTCCTGAGCCGGGGACATTGCTGTTATTAGGTTCAGGTTTGGTTGGCTTCTCAGGGTGGCAGATGAGGAAGAAGAGCATGTAG